The DNA window ATGCGCTTCGCATCGTGACAGCATCCCCGCATTCCCCCTCCGCTCTCCGCACCGCATGGCTCGTGGTCGCGCTGCTCTTTCCCGTCGCGCTGCTGAACTACCTCGACCGGCAGATGATTGCCGCGATGAAGTTGTCGGTGATGAAGGACATCACCGACATCGGCAGCGAGGCGAACTGGGGCATGATGCTCGGCCAGTTCAAGTGGGTGTATGCGATTTTCAGCCCCGTCGGTGGCTGGATTGCGGACCGCTTCAGCAAACGGTGGACGATCTGTTCGAGCCTCTTCGTCTGGTCCGCGATCACGTGGGCCACGGGCCGCGTGACGACTTACGACGGCCTTCTGTGGACGCGCTCGCTGATGGGCGTGAGCGAGGCGTTTTACATTCCCGCGGCGCTCGCGATGATCGCGGACTACCACGCGGCCGGCACCCGGTCACGCGCGGTGGGCTTGCATCAGATCGGCATCTACTCGGGCGTGATCACCGGCAGTTTCGCGGGCTACGTGGCGGACGCGCCGGGCCTGGGCTGGCGCTGGGCGTTCGACATCACGGGCATCGTCGGCGTGCTTTACGCGCTGCCGCTCTTGTGGCTGCTGCGCGACACGCCGCGGGTCAAGGACTCCGATTCGCCGACGGCCGCGCGTCACAGGTCGCTCGGCGATTCGGCGAAGGAACTCGCCACGAACGGCGCGTTCATCCTGCTGGTGCTCTACTTCACGCTGCCTGCGATGGCGGGCTGGGTCGTGCGCGACTGGATGCCGGCGATTCTAGCGAAGGAACTCAACTTGAAGCAGGGCATCGCCGGCGTGAGCGCGGTGGTGTGGTGGCAGGGCGCGGCCATCTTCAGCGCGATCGCCGGCGGCTGGCTCGCCGACCGGTGGATGCGCCGCAGCGAGCGCGGGCGCATCTACGTGAGCGCCATCGGCATGGGCCTCATCATCCCGGCGATGCTCGGCGTGGGCGTGGTGGTGAGCAACGTGGGCGCGGACTCGCTCAAGTGGGCCATCGTGTTCCTCATCGTGTTCGGCGCAGGATGGGGATTCTTCGACTGCAACAACATGCCCATCCTCTCGCAAATCGTCCGGCCCGAGCTGCGTGCGACGGGTTACGGCTGCATGAACATGGTGAGCATCAGTTGCGGCGGCTTCGCGGACTGGGGTTTCGGCGCGTTGCGCGACGCCAAGGTGCCGCTGAACCTCATCTTCGGCGTCTTCGCCGCCACCGCGCTTGTCTCCGTCGTGCTCGTGCTGCTCATCCGGCCGAAGAAGCTCGGGTGACCGCGCGTCGAGACCTTCGCATGCAACCGCTCCACACTTTGCGGGCCGGCGTCATCGGCACGGGCTTCATCGGCCCGGTGCACATCGAGGCGCTCAAACGGCTCGGCGTGCAAGTCACCGCCATCTGCGGCTCGACGAAGAACGCCCGCGCCACCGCGGAGAGGTGGGGCATCCCCGAGGTCTTTGGCGACTACGACTACCGGGCGATGCTCGCGTCGCCGAACGTGGACGTCGCGCACATCACCTCGCCGAACAAAGTCCACGTCGAGCAGTCGCTCGCCGCGCTCGCAGCGGGCAAGCACGTCGTCTGCGAGAAGCCGCTCGGGATGACGGCGAAGGAAACTGCAAAGGTCGTTGCCGCCGCGAGGAAGAAGGGCTCGCCCGTGTTCGCGGTGAACTACATGTGCCGCTTCTTCCCCGCCGTGCTTCAGATGCGCGCGATGGTCCAACGCGGCGACCTCGGGCGAATCATCCACGTGCAAGGCCACTTCTTTCAGGACTGGCTGCTGCACGCGACCGATTACAACTGGCGCCTGCTCGCCAGCGAGGGCGGCAAGCTCCGCGCCGTCGGCGACATCGGCACGCACTGGATTGACGCCGTGAGTTTCATCCTCGGCGCGCGCGCGGAGTCCGTGTTCGCGCATTTGGAGACCTTCCACAAGACCCGCCACCGCCCGCGCGGCGAACGGCAGACCTTTGCGAAGGTGGACCCCAGGACGATGCTGCCCTACAAGTGCGACACCGAGGATTTCGGCTCCGTGCTGCTGCGCTTCGGCAAGGCGCAGCATGGTTTTGCGAGCGGCGTCCACGCCAACGCCTCCATCTCGCAAGTCGCCGCGGGCTGGAAATGCAGCCTCGCGCTCGGCATCTACGGCACCAAGGGCAGCGTGCGCTGGGATCTGCAGCAACCGGATGAAATCCTCGTCGGCCGCCGCGACGAGCCGAACCAGACTCTCCAGCGCGGCACCGCCGGCTTCAGCGAGGACGTCGCCGGATTCACCGACTATCCCGGCGGCCATCCGGAGGGCTTTCCCGACAGCCACAAGATGCACTGCCGCGCGGTCTATCAGCACATCGCCAGCGGACGCAAGTCGCCCGCGTTGTTCGCCACCGCCGGAGACGGCCATCACGAGGTGAAGCTCTGCGAAGCGGTGCTGAAGAGCAGCCGGGCAAGGCAGTGGGTCAACGTTTGACACGCACCCTCGCCAAGCGGCACCAATCCCGGTCATACACCGGCGCCGATGAGCGCCGATGAGCGGTCCAACATTATGAAACTCGGCTTTGTCTCCGCCATCCTTCCCGAACTCAACCTCCATCAAGTGCTCGCCTTCGCCGCGGCGGAGCGCTTTGCGTGCGTCGAGGCGATGTGCTGGCCCGTCGGCAAGGCCGAGCGCAAGTTCGCCGGCGTCACGCACATTGACGTGGACGGCTTTGACCGCGACCACGCCGGCGCGGTTCACACGCTTTGCTCGAGGCACGGTGTCTCGCTCTCCGCGCTCGGCTACTATCCGAATCCACTCGACCCGAACCCCTCGGTGTCGAAGGTCGCAGTGGGCCACTTGCGAAAAGTCATCAA is part of the Verrucomicrobiota bacterium genome and encodes:
- a CDS encoding Gfo/Idh/MocA family oxidoreductase, which codes for MQPLHTLRAGVIGTGFIGPVHIEALKRLGVQVTAICGSTKNARATAERWGIPEVFGDYDYRAMLASPNVDVAHITSPNKVHVEQSLAALAAGKHVVCEKPLGMTAKETAKVVAAARKKGSPVFAVNYMCRFFPAVLQMRAMVQRGDLGRIIHVQGHFFQDWLLHATDYNWRLLASEGGKLRAVGDIGTHWIDAVSFILGARAESVFAHLETFHKTRHRPRGERQTFAKVDPRTMLPYKCDTEDFGSVLLRFGKAQHGFASGVHANASISQVAAGWKCSLALGIYGTKGSVRWDLQQPDEILVGRRDEPNQTLQRGTAGFSEDVAGFTDYPGGHPEGFPDSHKMHCRAVYQHIASGRKSPALFATAGDGHHEVKLCEAVLKSSRARQWVNV
- a CDS encoding MFS transporter, with amino-acid sequence MVTASPHSPSALRTAWLVVALLFPVALLNYLDRQMIAAMKLSVMKDITDIGSEANWGMMLGQFKWVYAIFSPVGGWIADRFSKRWTICSSLFVWSAITWATGRVTTYDGLLWTRSLMGVSEAFYIPAALAMIADYHAAGTRSRAVGLHQIGIYSGVITGSFAGYVADAPGLGWRWAFDITGIVGVLYALPLLWLLRDTPRVKDSDSPTAARHRSLGDSAKELATNGAFILLVLYFTLPAMAGWVVRDWMPAILAKELNLKQGIAGVSAVVWWQGAAIFSAIAGGWLADRWMRRSERGRIYVSAIGMGLIIPAMLGVGVVVSNVGADSLKWAIVFLIVFGAGWGFFDCNNMPILSQIVRPELRATGYGCMNMVSISCGGFADWGFGALRDAKVPLNLIFGVFAATALVSVVLVLLIRPKKLG